The Devosia sp. MC521 genome has a segment encoding these proteins:
- a CDS encoding anti-phage deoxyguanosine triphosphatase, protein MSEAGAVWFERREATDAQTDDIRLPEEIDYARVVHSASFRRLQGKTQVLGLGDGDFYRTRLTHSLEVAQIAGGITRQLAHTYANGPRSQHLPSLIAIQAISALHDLGHPPFGHGGEVALNYCMRDHGGFEGNGQTLRIIGRLEEFSHGAGSNLTRRTVLGILKYPVAYSTAANPELKPALNQGLSTLQLIDRQRSKPPKAYLDSEVDIVGWLIDPLSPAERDAFTSARAKPGKHAEALHKSFDCSIMDVADDISFGVHDFEDALKLRLISEEAFLASVTEDKCASILEALTARYPEEFGTNPYATFVAGLFGRSTLSLKRWIGRIIHHLMARIEIVEHAEFDDPIVKYRAELPAPDRAFVRALKDVVYHNVIRSPSVQQMEFKGQQMVVSVFEAVSSEPQAFLPPDVLKRWQDADENPRIICDYIASMTDGTLMKTYERLFTPRMGSVFDLV, encoded by the coding sequence ATGTCAGAGGCAGGTGCGGTGTGGTTTGAGCGTCGGGAAGCAACGGACGCCCAAACGGACGATATTCGCCTGCCAGAAGAGATCGACTACGCCCGCGTCGTGCATTCCGCTTCCTTCCGGCGATTGCAGGGCAAGACCCAGGTCCTCGGGCTCGGTGATGGCGATTTTTATCGCACCCGCCTGACCCACAGCCTGGAAGTGGCGCAGATCGCGGGCGGCATTACACGGCAACTGGCGCACACCTATGCGAACGGCCCGCGCAGCCAACACCTGCCAAGCCTGATTGCCATTCAAGCCATTAGCGCCTTGCATGATCTGGGGCACCCGCCTTTTGGCCACGGCGGCGAAGTCGCACTCAACTATTGCATGCGCGATCACGGCGGCTTTGAGGGCAATGGCCAGACCCTGCGCATCATCGGGCGCCTAGAAGAGTTTTCTCATGGCGCAGGTTCAAACCTCACGCGGCGCACCGTGTTGGGTATTTTAAAATACCCCGTCGCCTATTCGACCGCCGCCAATCCCGAATTAAAGCCCGCGCTTAACCAAGGCCTATCCACGCTACAACTGATCGATCGTCAGCGCTCGAAGCCCCCCAAGGCCTATCTCGATAGCGAGGTCGATATAGTCGGTTGGTTGATCGATCCGCTCTCTCCAGCGGAACGCGATGCCTTCACCAGTGCCCGCGCCAAGCCTGGCAAACATGCCGAAGCCCTGCACAAATCCTTCGATTGTTCGATCATGGACGTGGCCGACGATATTTCCTTTGGCGTCCATGATTTCGAAGACGCACTCAAACTGCGCCTCATCAGCGAAGAGGCTTTTTTGGCGAGTGTCACCGAAGACAAATGTGCCAGCATTTTGGAAGCACTGACCGCTCGCTACCCGGAAGAGTTCGGCACCAATCCATACGCGACCTTCGTGGCGGGCCTCTTTGGTCGCTCAACTTTGAGTCTCAAACGCTGGATCGGACGTATCATCCACCATCTCATGGCGCGGATCGAAATCGTCGAACACGCTGAGTTTGACGACCCTATCGTCAAATACCGCGCGGAATTGCCTGCTCCAGACCGCGCCTTTGTCCGTGCTTTGAAGGATGTTGTCTATCACAACGTCATCCGCTCTCCCTCAGTGCAGCAGATGGAGTTTAAGGGACAGCAGATGGTGGTGTCGGTGTTTGAAGCGGTCTCATCCGAGCCGCAGGCCTTTTTGCCGCCAGACGTGCTGAAGCGCTGGCAGGACGCGGACGAAAACCCACGGATCATTTGCGACTATATCGCCAGCATGACCGACGGCACGCTGATGAAAACCTATGAACGCCTTTTCACCCCAAGAATGGGCTCAGTGTTCGATCTGGTTTAG
- a CDS encoding FadR/GntR family transcriptional regulator → MDRSGGKTRHSGDLIATLSGRNLARNLHSDVLWSLGLGIVSGEYAEGTILPSDAELLERFSVSRTVLREALKTLAAKGMIEARARIGTRVLPRNRWNLFDGDVLAWFFELGPEVGFLRSLAEVRIGIEIEAAALAAEHADPEAAAELIAWVDKMAAATEPVEFARCDLEFHKAVAAASGNPFMASISALVEMALTAAFTISSPVNEPDALAITVGVHRRIAEAIRDRDPVLARAAMREAIAQGFERAAGRMEEA, encoded by the coding sequence ATGGATCGGTCAGGCGGGAAGACGCGGCATTCAGGGGATCTGATTGCAACGCTATCCGGGCGAAATCTGGCGCGAAATCTGCACTCGGATGTGCTCTGGAGCCTCGGCTTGGGCATCGTGTCGGGCGAATATGCCGAAGGAACGATCCTGCCTTCCGACGCGGAATTGCTCGAACGCTTCTCTGTGTCCCGTACTGTTCTGCGTGAGGCGCTCAAAACTCTTGCCGCCAAGGGTATGATCGAAGCACGTGCCCGTATCGGCACCCGCGTCCTGCCGCGCAACCGTTGGAACCTTTTTGATGGCGATGTCCTGGCCTGGTTCTTTGAACTGGGGCCAGAGGTGGGCTTCCTCAGAAGTCTCGCTGAAGTGCGAATCGGTATCGAAATTGAGGCCGCAGCCTTGGCGGCGGAACACGCCGATCCGGAAGCGGCCGCTGAGCTAATCGCTTGGGTCGATAAAATGGCTGCCGCCACCGAGCCGGTCGAGTTTGCCCGCTGCGATCTCGAATTCCACAAAGCCGTTGCCGCCGCCTCGGGCAATCCCTTTATGGCGTCGATCTCGGCACTGGTTGAAATGGCGCTGACAGCGGCCTTTACCATTTCCTCGCCGGTCAACGAGCCCGATGCGCTCGCGATTACGGTGGGGGTCCATCGCCGTATCGCTGAAGCCATTCGGGATCGTGATCCGGTTCTCGCCCGCGCCGCTATGCGCGAGGCGATCGCTCAGGGTTTTGAACGCGCTGCTGGACGGATGGAAGAGGCCTAA
- a CDS encoding M20/M25/M40 family metallo-hydrolase yields MTSKETIDKVLSEVDHGLQNSLDRLFDLLRIKSISTDPAYAAECQKAADWITNELTDLGFDAAARPTPGHPVVVAHGPEQPGTHVLFYAHYDVQPVDPISLWDTDPFNPQIKEKDGRKIIVARGASDDKGQMLTFIEACRAWKAATGALPVRVSLMLEGEEESGGKNLPPFMKANAEELKADIALVCDTDMWDRTTPSITTMLRGLVGEEIIVTAADKDLHSGMFGNAAANPNQVVANIVAGLRAADGSCTLPGFYDDVAELSDELKAQWAGLGFDEKAFLGAVDLHTPAGEKNRSVLEQLWARPTCEINGMIGGYTGDGFKTVIPAKASAKISFRLVSGMDPKKIRAAFRAYVQSMLPPDCSVEFIEHGGSPAMTVPADGALLRQALAGLTDEWNKQAVITGSGGSIPVVGEFKKILGLDTLLIGFAHIDDQIHSPNEKYDLESYHRGIRSWVRVLGALAQ; encoded by the coding sequence ATGACCAGCAAAGAAACGATCGACAAAGTTCTCAGTGAAGTCGATCACGGGCTCCAAAACAGCTTGGACCGGCTCTTTGACCTTCTGCGGATCAAGTCGATCTCGACCGATCCGGCATATGCCGCAGAATGCCAAAAAGCTGCCGACTGGATCACCAATGAGCTGACCGACCTCGGCTTTGATGCCGCCGCCCGCCCAACGCCGGGCCATCCGGTGGTTGTTGCCCACGGCCCAGAACAGCCTGGTACGCACGTGCTGTTCTACGCGCACTATGACGTTCAGCCCGTCGACCCGATCTCGCTCTGGGACACCGATCCGTTCAATCCGCAGATCAAGGAAAAAGACGGCCGCAAGATCATCGTCGCCCGTGGTGCGTCCGACGATAAGGGCCAGATGCTGACCTTTATCGAGGCCTGCCGCGCTTGGAAGGCGGCAACGGGCGCGCTGCCTGTTCGCGTCTCGCTAATGCTGGAAGGCGAAGAAGAAAGCGGCGGCAAGAACCTGCCTCCGTTCATGAAAGCCAATGCCGAAGAGCTGAAGGCCGACATCGCGCTCGTCTGTGACACCGATATGTGGGACCGCACGACCCCGTCGATCACCACCATGTTGCGTGGTCTGGTGGGCGAAGAAATCATCGTCACCGCCGCCGACAAGGACCTGCACTCGGGCATGTTCGGCAATGCTGCCGCCAACCCCAATCAGGTGGTTGCCAATATTGTCGCGGGCCTTCGCGCCGCCGATGGCTCCTGCACCCTGCCCGGCTTTTACGACGATGTTGCCGAGCTTTCCGATGAACTTAAGGCGCAATGGGCAGGCCTCGGCTTTGACGAAAAGGCCTTCCTCGGCGCCGTCGACCTGCACACCCCTGCGGGCGAAAAGAACCGCTCCGTTCTTGAACAGCTCTGGGCCCGCCCAACCTGCGAAATCAACGGCATGATCGGTGGCTATACCGGCGATGGCTTTAAGACCGTCATCCCAGCCAAGGCTAGCGCCAAGATTTCCTTCCGCCTCGTCTCCGGCATGGACCCGAAGAAAATCCGCGCCGCTTTCCGCGCCTATGTTCAGTCGATGCTGCCACCAGATTGCTCGGTCGAATTTATCGAGCACGGCGGTTCGCCAGCTATGACCGTTCCGGCTGATGGTGCACTGCTCCGTCAGGCACTCGCCGGCCTTACCGACGAATGGAACAAGCAGGCTGTCATTACTGGTTCGGGCGGTTCAATCCCGGTCGTGGGCGAATTTAAGAAGATCCTCGGCCTCGACACCCTCCTCATTGGCTTTGCCCATATCGACGATCAGATTCACTCGCC